One region of Campylobacter concisus genomic DNA includes:
- a CDS encoding agmatine deiminase family protein, producing MQPTILLSALLAKHHTKTAKSLRQIFDRYEVKYEFLETKDIWTRDFMPILLDDGRLISYDYDPDYLKDEKYSHLRTNIQPLKEHINLVLDGGNFVRFGGKAIMTDKIFRENPLKTKAEIVEIIKQKCVLNELIIIPRQPYDMLGHSDGMVRWIDEDSVLVNDFSNESKSFNDRLTKALKKSGLDVKFMKYKEGFFTKKRDWGAYLNFIKIKNILIVPIYGIDDDDIAVEQIKKFYSSYKVETINLSEIIELGGALHCITAEKFGR from the coding sequence ATGCAGCCAACTATCCTACTTTCCGCGCTTTTGGCAAAGCACCACACCAAAACAGCCAAAAGCTTGCGCCAGATATTTGACAGATACGAGGTCAAATACGAGTTTTTAGAGACTAAAGACATCTGGACGAGGGACTTTATGCCGATTTTGCTTGATGATGGGCGCCTTATCTCTTATGACTACGATCCAGACTACCTAAAAGATGAAAAATATAGTCACCTAAGAACAAATATCCAGCCATTAAAAGAACATATAAATTTAGTCTTAGACGGCGGAAATTTCGTAAGGTTTGGAGGCAAAGCCATCATGACCGATAAAATTTTTAGAGAAAATCCCCTGAAAACAAAAGCCGAGATAGTGGAGATCATAAAGCAAAAATGCGTGCTAAATGAGCTTATAATCATACCAAGACAGCCATACGATATGCTAGGACACAGCGATGGCATGGTGAGGTGGATAGATGAAGATAGCGTGCTGGTAAATGACTTTTCAAATGAGAGCAAAAGCTTTAATGATAGGCTCACAAAAGCCCTTAAAAAGAGTGGCTTGGATGTGAAATTTATGAAGTACAAAGAGGGATTTTTCACTAAAAAGAGAGACTGGGGCGCTTACTTAAATTTTATTAAAATTAAGAATATTTTAATAGTTCCAATATACGGCATAGATGATGACGATATTGCGGTGGAGCAGATCAAGAAATTTTATAGCAGCTATAAAGTAGAGACGATAAATTTAAGCGAGATTATAGAGCTTGGCGGTGCACTACACTGCATAACGGCAGAGAAATTTGGGCGGTAG